The DNA window TCAAGAAGTACTAGATGACTACGAACCTAACAATAAACATTTGGTACTTGAAAACGATATTCTAATTACCAAAGCAGGACCTACCCACAGGGTAGGTGTAGTTGCACAGGCAAGGAATCTGAGGAGCAATGTCCTTCTCTCAGGAAAGATGACAGCACTGCGGGTTAACGACAGGTTTACTCCTGATTTTTTGACTTATGCTCTTTGCCAAGAGGAGGCACAAAACCACCTAAAAGCGAACACTACTGGGATGGCGTCCAGTCAAACTAACTTCACTCATGACGCATTATTAAGAGTGCCCATTTTATCGCCACCCCTCCCTGAACAAAAGAAAATCGCATCCATCCTCACCTCTGTGGATGAGGTGATTGAGAACACTCAGAAGCAAATCGACAAACTCCAAGACCTCAAGAAGGCAACCATGAACGAGTTGTTGACCTCAGGCATCGGTCACACAGAGTTCAAGGACAGTGAGTTGGGGCGGATTCCGAAGAGTTGGGATGTGAAGACAGTTGGAGAACTCTATGAGGAGACTAAGCATTTAACATCCGATTCAAATGAAATGCCTCTTTTTAGTCTGACTATGAAACACGGTCTCGTCTCCAAACCCGATAGGTATATCAGAGACTTCCTCATTACTGACACATCCAAAGATAACTACAAGTCAGTAAGAAAAGGAGAGTTAGTTATGAACCCTATGAACCTTAGATGGGGAGCAATTTCCGCTCACTATGGAAAGTTTGATGTATGTGTATCAAAGTATTACAACGTGTTGAGGGGTCGAGATGACCAAACTTCGACCCTTTTCTATGAAGCATTATTCCAATCAAAGCGCTTCCTTAATATGTATGAAAAAATAGCGATTGGCACATTAGAAGAAAAAAAGAGGGTTCACTGGTCCGACTTTCAAAACATCAAAGTACCTGTACCACCGATGCAAGAACAACAAAGAATGGAAACAGTGATTGAGCATTTCCTTGCAAATGTTTCGAGAGTTATGGACCGTAACTCTAAATATAAATCCCTCAAGAAGTCCCTCATGCAAGACCTCCTAACAGGCAAAGTCCGAGTGACGGTGAACTGATGGCATCTGACGAACTCGACAAGGTAGAACTCCCTGCACTGGAACAACTCCAGTCTTTGGGGTGGTCATATGTTGAGGGTGCAAAACTATCTCCTGATGAATCCAATGAACGTAGTTCCTTGAAGGATGTGGTTCTTGAGAAACGACTGACTGACAGTCTTAAACGTATCAATCCTTGGATTAACGATGAGAACCTTCGCAAGGTTGTTCGTGAATTAACCAAGACTCTTTATCCAAACCTCGTTGAAGCAAACCAAGCGATATGGACTCAAATCAATCAGTGCATCTCTGTGATGCAGGACTTGGGTAAAGGGAACAGAGGTCAGACTGTTCATATCATTGATTTTGAGCATCCTGAGAACAACGAGTTCCTTTGCACCAATCAGTTCAAAGTGTCAGGGGTCAATCAGAACATCATTCCCGACATTCTGTGTTTCGTGAATGGACTTCCTCTAGCAGTTATTGAATGCAAATCTCCTTACATCACTAACCCTATGGAAGCAGGGATTGACCAACTTCTTCGTTATGCAAACCGAAGAACACCTGAAAACGATGAAGGTGCAGAGAAACTCTTCCACTACAATTCGATGATGGTCTCTACCCACAGAGACAAGGCAAGAGTCGGCACGATTACCTCTCGCATGGAACATTACCTTGAGTGGAAAGACCCTTATCCGCTGACCGTTGAACAAGTGGGTGCAGGTGAGGCATCTCAGGATGTGTTGTTGGCAGGTTTGTTCTCCAAGACTAATTTCCTCGATGTCCTGCAGAACTTCACTGTGTTTGAACCTGTAGATGGTCGCATTATTAAGAAGATACCAAGATATCAGCAGTTCCGTGCAGTGCATAAGACTATTGAGCGACTCAAAGAGGGTCAAACACCCAAAGATAAGTCAGGTGTTATTTGGCATACCCAAGGGTCAGGTAAGTCCCTTACGATGGTATTCCTGACTATCAAGATGCGTAGAGACCCTGAACTCCGAGACTACAAACTAGTCTTCTTAACCGATAGAACACAACTGGACTCTCAGTTAACCAGTACCTTTAGTAAGGCACAGGGTGAGACGGTTCATCATGCAGATTCTGTTAAATCCTTGAAGGAATTACTGTCCTCTGATGCATCTGACATCATTACAGCAATGGTGCAGAAGTTTCAGGAGAGTGCGGATGAGTTTGAGTTCCCAGTTCTCAATGAGTCCGAGAAGATTATCGTTCTTGCAGATGAAGCACACCGAACTCAATACGGTGCGTTAGGTGCGGCAATCAATACAGCATTACCCAATGCACCTAGAATTGCCTTTACAGGTACGCCACTGATTAAGAGTCAGAAGACCACAAGCACCTTCGGGTCATATATTGACACCTATACCATTGAGGAAGCAGTTAAGGATGGTGCAACGGTTCAAATCCTCTACGAAGGTCGAGAGGCAATGCTTCGTGTCACGGGTGATTCTTTAGATAACCTATTTGATGAATACTTTGCTGATTATAGTGATGACGAGAAAGCGGCAATCAAGAAGAAGTATGCTGTTAACAGAGCAGTCCTTGAGGCACCCCAACGGATACGCAGAGTGTCGATGGATATCCTCAAGCACTACCGAGAGCATATCCAACCCAATGGTTTCAAAGCGATGATTGTTACATCATCTCGTAATGCGGCAGTCCTTTATAAAGAAGCATTAGATAAGTTAGAAGCACCTCAGTCAGCAGTAATTATCTCGGGTGACCACAATGATGAGAAACGCTTCTGGGATTATACTGACGGTTCTAAGCAAAAGAAGCAGATAGAAGACTTTAAGAAACCTCTAGGTACTGGAGATGGTCAGTCAGACCTGTCCATTCTCATTGTTAAGGATATGCTGTTAACTGGTTTTGATGCTCCTATTGCACAGGTGATGTATCTAGATAGAAAACTCACTGACCATACCCTTCTTCAGGCAATTGCGAGAGTAAACCGAACCAATAAGAATAAGTTTCGTGGTTATATTGTCGATTACTTTGGATTGTCTGATTACCTCACAGAAGCACTAGAGATGTTCTCCAATGAGGATGTCGCGGGAGCATTGGTTGACCTGAAAGATGAGATACCTGCACTAAAAAATGCTCACACTAGAGTGCTAGGTCACTTTAATGGTCTGGACTTAGATGACCTTGATGCCTGTATTCTTGCCTTAGAAGATGAAGTTAAACGACAGTCATTCCAAACTGACTTCCAAATCTTTGCTAAGCAAATGGACATCATTCTTCCAGACCCTTCGGCAACTCCTTTCATCAGAGACCTTAGACGATTAGGTAAGATTTCAATAGGTGCAAGAAACCTTTACCGTGATGAACAACTGGATATTGCAGGTGCAGGAGAAAAGGTTCGAGAACTCATTGAAGAACACGTCTACTCAACAGGTATTGACCCTAAGATACCGCCAGTTGACCTGCTTGCAGGAAACTATGAAGAGGTTCTAAACCAACACAAGTCGCCTCGTGCTAAGGCGTCTGAGATTGAGAATGCTATTAAGCATCACATCAAAATCAACATAGAAGATGACCCTGAGTACTATAAGAACTTGTCCAAACGACTCGAAGATATTATCCGTAAGTATGGAAACAAGTGGACAGAATTGGTTCAGATGTTACTTAATTTCCGAGATAACATCGAGACTGACCACCAACAACAAGCAGTTGATTTGGGTCTCTCACCGACTGAACTTGCCTTTTACAATATCTTTGTATCGGAACTTGGTGGCAAAGATGCTTTGGGTGGTAGTACAGAATCACAGGTCAAAGAAGTGGTGCAATCCTTGGTGCAAATGTTAGACGAAGCAACCCAGATTGTTGGTTTCTTCAGTAAGTGGGATGAGAAGAAAAGAGTCAAACGAGACATCAAGCGGAAGGTCATCGAAAACTTTGATGAATCGTTAGTGGCGCCCATAACCGAGCGGTTCATGGATTTAGCAGAAACGAAGTTCAAGTAATGGATGGGTTCCCCTTCCAAGTTGAGGTGGTGAGAACAGACCGCAAAAGGTCAGCATCTATTCGTCTGCTAGGTGACCTAGTTAAGGTCAGTGTTCCTATGACACTATCTGACAG is part of the SAR92 clade bacterium H455 genome and encodes:
- a CDS encoding restriction endonuclease subunit S, encoding MSSRVPEGWVRIDLEEGVSALISGQSPNRKENRATGDAFGILKTTAIDWGRFDEKQNQEVLDDYEPNNKHLVLENDILITKAGPTHRVGVVAQARNLRSNVLLSGKMTALRVNDRFTPDFLTYALCQEEAQNHLKANTTGMASSQTNFTHDALLRVPILSPPLPEQKKIASILTSVDEVIENTQKQIDKLQDLKKATMNELLTSGIGHTEFKDSELGRIPKSWDVKTVGELYEETKHLTSDSNEMPLFSLTMKHGLVSKPDRYIRDFLITDTSKDNYKSVRKGELVMNPMNLRWGAISAHYGKFDVCVSKYYNVLRGRDDQTSTLFYEALFQSKRFLNMYEKIAIGTLEEKKRVHWSDFQNIKVPVPPMQEQQRMETVIEHFLANVSRVMDRNSKYKSLKKSLMQDLLTGKVRVTVN
- a CDS encoding HsdR family type I site-specific deoxyribonuclease, translated to MASDELDKVELPALEQLQSLGWSYVEGAKLSPDESNERSSLKDVVLEKRLTDSLKRINPWINDENLRKVVRELTKTLYPNLVEANQAIWTQINQCISVMQDLGKGNRGQTVHIIDFEHPENNEFLCTNQFKVSGVNQNIIPDILCFVNGLPLAVIECKSPYITNPMEAGIDQLLRYANRRTPENDEGAEKLFHYNSMMVSTHRDKARVGTITSRMEHYLEWKDPYPLTVEQVGAGEASQDVLLAGLFSKTNFLDVLQNFTVFEPVDGRIIKKIPRYQQFRAVHKTIERLKEGQTPKDKSGVIWHTQGSGKSLTMVFLTIKMRRDPELRDYKLVFLTDRTQLDSQLTSTFSKAQGETVHHADSVKSLKELLSSDASDIITAMVQKFQESADEFEFPVLNESEKIIVLADEAHRTQYGALGAAINTALPNAPRIAFTGTPLIKSQKTTSTFGSYIDTYTIEEAVKDGATVQILYEGREAMLRVTGDSLDNLFDEYFADYSDDEKAAIKKKYAVNRAVLEAPQRIRRVSMDILKHYREHIQPNGFKAMIVTSSRNAAVLYKEALDKLEAPQSAVIISGDHNDEKRFWDYTDGSKQKKQIEDFKKPLGTGDGQSDLSILIVKDMLLTGFDAPIAQVMYLDRKLTDHTLLQAIARVNRTNKNKFRGYIVDYFGLSDYLTEALEMFSNEDVAGALVDLKDEIPALKNAHTRVLGHFNGLDLDDLDACILALEDEVKRQSFQTDFQIFAKQMDIILPDPSATPFIRDLRRLGKISIGARNLYRDEQLDIAGAGEKVRELIEEHVYSTGIDPKIPPVDLLAGNYEEVLNQHKSPRAKASEIENAIKHHIKINIEDDPEYYKNLSKRLEDIIRKYGNKWTELVQMLLNFRDNIETDHQQQAVDLGLSPTELAFYNIFVSELGGKDALGGSTESQVKEVVQSLVQMLDEATQIVGFFSKWDEKKRVKRDIKRKVIENFDESLVAPITERFMDLAETKFK